Proteins encoded in a region of the Phocoena phocoena chromosome X, mPhoPho1.1, whole genome shotgun sequence genome:
- the AGTR2 gene encoding type-2 angiotensin II receptor translates to MKDNFTLATISKNITSSLPVGPVNISGNESTFNCSHKPSDKHLDAIPILYYIIFVVGFLVNTIVVTLFCCQKGPKKVSSIYIFNLAVADLLLLATLPLWATYYSYRYDWLFGPVMCKVFGSFLTLNMFASIFFITCMSVDRYQSVIYPFLSQRRNPWQASYIVPLVWCMACLSSLPTFYFRDVRTIEYLGVNACIMAFPPEKYAQWSAGIALMKNILGFIIPLIFIATCYFGIRKHLLKTNSYGKNRITRDQVLKMAAAVVLAFIICWLPFHVLTFLDALAWMGVINSCEVIAVIDLALPFAILLGFTNSCINPFLYCFVGNRFQQKLRRVFRVPITWLQGKRESVSCRKSSSLREMETFVS, encoded by the coding sequence ATGAAGGACAACTTCACCCTTGCCACCATCAGCAAAAACATTACCAGCAGTCTTCCCGTCGGACCTGTGAACATTTCTGGCAATGAGTCTACCTTTAACTGCTCCCATAAGCCATCAGATAAGCATTTAGATGCAATTCCTATTCTCTACTACATTATTTTTGTGGTTGGATTTCTTGTCAATACTATCGTGGTTACACTGTTTTGTTGTCAAAAGGGTCCTAAAAAGGTTTCCAGCATTTACATCTTCAACCTGGCTGTGGCTGACTTACTGCTTTTGGCTACTCTTCCTCTCTGGGCAACCTATTATTCTTACAGATATGACTGGCTCTTTGGACCTGTAATGTGTAAAGTTTTTGGTTCTTTCCTGACCCTGAACATGTTTGCAAGCATTTTTTTTATCACGTGCATGAGTGTTGATAGGTACCAATCTGTCATCTACCCCTTTCTGTCTCAAAGAAGAAATCCCTGGCAAGCATCTTATATAGTTCCACTTGTTTGGTGTATGGCCTGTCTGTCCTCATTGCCAACATTTTACTTCCGAGATGTCAGAACAATTGAATATTTAGGAGTGAATGCTTGCATTATGGCTTTCCCACCTGAGAAGTATGCCCAATGGTCAGCTGGGATTGCCTTAATGAAAAATATCCTTGGTTTTATTATCCCTttaatattcatagcaacatgcTATTTTGGAATCAGAAAACACCTACTGAAGACCAATAGCTATGGGAAGAACAGAATAACTCGTGACCAAGTCCTGAAGATGGCAGCTGCTGTTGTTCTGGCGTTCATCATCTGTTGGCTTCCCTTCCATGTTCTGACCTTCCTGGATGCTCTGGCCTGGATGGGTGTCATTAATAGCTGTGAAGTTATAGCAGTCATTGACCTGGCACTTCCTTTTGCCATCCTCCTGGGATTCACCAACAGCTGCATTAATccctttttgtattgttttgttggAAACCGGTTCCAACAGAAGCTCCGCCGTGTGTTTAGGGTTCCAATTACTTGGCTCCAAGGCAAGAGAGAGAGTGTGTCATGCCGAAAAAGCAGTTCCCTTAGAGAAATGGAGACCTTTGTGTCTTAA